GTCGACGGACTACGGACCGAGGGATGGCCGCTCGCTCGATGGCTGGATGCGTGAGCGTCTCGCGGAGTCGGGGATTCGCGCCGACGGCGCTATCTGGCTGCAAACCATTCCCCGAATCGCGGGCTACGCGTTCAACCCCGTGAGCTTCTGGTACTGCCACGACGGCGAGGGCAACCTGCGCGCGATCTACGCGGACGTGAACAACACCTTCGGTCAGCATCACGGCTACCTGCTATGCGCGCCGGACGCGACCGCCATTCGCGGCGATGTCGCGCTCGAGTGCCGCAAAGTGTTTCACGTCTCGCCGTTTGGCAAGGTCGAAGGCGAGTATGCCTTTCGCGTCAATCGGCATGGCCGGTCGTGGTCGGTGGGTATCGATTACCGCGTGGACGGCAGGTTGCTGCTGCGAACCGCCGTCGGCATGCGCGCCGAGCCCTTTACGGGCGCCGGGGTGCTGAAGACCATGCTACGCGGACCGTTCGATGCGCTGAACGTCGTATTTCGAATTCATTGGCAGGCGCTGCGGCTATGGCTCAAGCGGGTGCCGTTCCATGGCAAGTCGCCATCGTGTCGGCCTCCCGGCACGCCGATACGCGGAGCAGGACGCGAGCGCGAATTGCCACCCGCTGCCACGCCGTCCGATCAGGAGATCAGATCATGACGATGCTTCGACTTTTCACCCCGCCCACGAATGTTCCGCTTGGCGCTCGAGTCTTCTGCGCCCTGTTGCAGCGCATTCGTGTCGGGCATCTGACGCTCGTCGCGCCCGACGGCTCGACACAGGTTTTCGGCAAGTCCAATGAGACGCCCGGCGCCACACTTCAGATCCGCGACTGGCGAGCCTGTCGGCAGATCATGCGCGCGGGCGACATCGGTTTTGCCGAGGCCTATATTGCGGGGTGGATCGATACGTCCGACATCGCCGCACTGCTGCGCCTGGCGCTGCGCAATCGGTCGACGATCGACCGTTCCATCGTCGGGTCGCGCTTGAGCCGGGTCTGGTTTCGTCTTAGGCATGCCTTGCGCCGTAATTCGCGCGCGGGCAGCCGGCGCAATATCCACGCACATTACGATCTCGGCAATCGGTTTTACGGCTTGTGGCTCGATCCGACCTGGACCTATTCGAGCGCATTGTTCGAAGGTGATGCGCAACGCTCGCTGGCCGACGCGCAACGCGCGAAGTACCAGCACATCGTCGACACGCTCGGCCTGCGCCCCGGCCAGCGCGTGCTCGAGATCGGTTGCGGCTGGGGTGGTTTTGCCTTGCACGCGGCAAGCCAGGGTATTGCGGTCCACGGCATCACCTTGTCGCATGAACAGCTCTCCCTTGCACAGGCGCGTATCGCCGACGCACGTGCGTCACCGTTGGCGACGGTCTCGCTCACGGATTACCGGGACGTGCAGGGGCAGTTCGATGCCGTGGTGTCGATCGAGATGTTCGAGGCGGTCGGTCAGGCCTACTGGACACGATATTTCAATGTGCTTGCCGAGCGTCTTCGTCCTTCCGGTCGGGCGTTGATCCAGACGATCACGATCGCCGATGCGGCTTTCGAGGCCTATCGCGGGTCCAGCGACTTCATTCGGGAGTTCATTTTTCCGGGCGGCATGTTGCCGAGCGTGTCGCGTTTCGTCGCGTCGGCGCGCCGGTCCGGCTTGCACGCCAGCGAGACCATGTCATTCGGACTGGACTATGCCCGCACGCTAAATCACTGGCACGCCGCATTCTC
The Pandoraea oxalativorans genome window above contains:
- a CDS encoding DUF1365 domain-containing protein — translated: MKPTDPSAAPAAWLLRGHVMHERLSPVRHRFTYPLFQISCDLARMNTLASWWFAADRHRLLSLKSTDYGPRDGRSLDGWMRERLAESGIRADGAIWLQTIPRIAGYAFNPVSFWYCHDGEGNLRAIYADVNNTFGQHHGYLLCAPDATAIRGDVALECRKVFHVSPFGKVEGEYAFRVNRHGRSWSVGIDYRVDGRLLLRTAVGMRAEPFTGAGVLKTMLRGPFDALNVVFRIHWQALRLWLKRVPFHGKSPSCRPPGTPIRGAGRERELPPAATPSDQEIRS
- a CDS encoding SAM-dependent methyltransferase, whose product is MTMLRLFTPPTNVPLGARVFCALLQRIRVGHLTLVAPDGSTQVFGKSNETPGATLQIRDWRACRQIMRAGDIGFAEAYIAGWIDTSDIAALLRLALRNRSTIDRSIVGSRLSRVWFRLRHALRRNSRAGSRRNIHAHYDLGNRFYGLWLDPTWTYSSALFEGDAQRSLADAQRAKYQHIVDTLGLRPGQRVLEIGCGWGGFALHAASQGIAVHGITLSHEQLSLAQARIADARASPLATVSLTDYRDVQGQFDAVVSIEMFEAVGQAYWTRYFNVLAERLRPSGRALIQTITIADAAFEAYRGSSDFIREFIFPGGMLPSVSRFVASARRSGLHASETMSFGLDYARTLNHWHAAFSSRIDEVRAQGFDETFIRTWRLYLKYCEAAFDERRIDVNQFLLTRGA